CGTGAAAAGGAGAATGGCATGGAGCAGTTATTTGAGGGCATGGAGTTGGACAAGTCCCTTGTGGAGGCATTAAAAAAGGAAACAATAACAGTACCTACCGATATACAGCAAAAAGCTATACCCGAGGAATTGAAGAATAGAGATGTAATTCTTCATTCTTCCACGGGAACGGGAAAAACACTGGCATATCTGCTGCCTCTTTTCATGAAACTCTCTGTTGATAAAAAGGAAATGCAGGCACTAATACTGGTGCCGACCCATGAACTGGCAATACAAGTTGAAAGGCAGATAGAACTGCTTTCACAAAATTCTGAAATAAAGGCTACATCCACCCCTATTATCGGTGATGTAAATATTATGAGGCAGATAGACAAACTCAAGCTTAAGCCCCATATAATAGTAGGAACGGCCGGAAGAATACTGGAATTGATTCAGAAAAAGAAGATTTCAGCACATACCATTAAAACAATTATTATAGATGAAGCAGACCGCCTTCTTGACGACTACAATTTAGATACAATAAAGGCGGTAATCAAGACAACTCTCAAGGAGAGGCAGATAGTAATGTGTTCTGCAACTATCTCTAAAAAGACAGTTGAGCGTGCCATGCCTTTAATGAAGGAGCCTCTTGTTATAGAGAGTAAATCGGACATGGGTGTTCCGGAGGCTATTGAACACCTGTATTTTGTCGCCGAGCAAAGAGAAAAAATTGATGTTTTAAGAAAGCTTGTTCGAATGATAAATCCCAAGAAAGCAATTGCATTTTTTGCTAACAGCGAGGATATTTTTGTTTCGGAAGAGAAGCTAAGATACCACAAGCTGAAAGCCGGGGGTATTCATGGTTCACATTTAAAATCCGACAGGAAGCAAACCATGGACGATTTTAAAAATGGAAGGTTGCAGCTTCTTATAGCCTCTGATATTGCGGCAAGGGGTCTTGATATAGAGGATGTGACACATATTTTTAATGTTAATATCCCTGAAAGGTCAATGGACTATCTTCACAGAGCAGGCCGGACAGGTAGAAACGGGAAGCCGGGAGTGGCAATATCCATTGTGACCGAAAAAGAAATAGAGTTGATGAGAAAGTTTGAAAAGGAACTCAAAATAAAGATAATTCCAAAATCCATGTATAATGGAAAGATTGTTGAATATAAAAAGGAAAGAAGTAAGAGGACTTCTGACAGGGCTAAATCCGGAAGCCCAGCAGGTACCGGAAAAAGTAAAGTCAGTAATTTTAAGCAAAGCCTGACCGTTGACAGAAAAAAGGCTTTTGGGGATAAGAAAAAGTCAGGTAATGGAACTAAAGTATTCCGTAGGCCAAAAAAGTAGAAAGCCTTGTCCTAAATGGTGCGGACTATCTAGGGTTGAAGGGAGTTGGGTAATATGGAAACAACGACGCTTCCCAAAGCGTGGGAAGGTGTGCTGGGATCGGCAAGCTTTATTCCGGTTACCAGTGTAAAAGCCATTGAACGATACCATGATGCTGAATGGTCAAAGGGACTAAGTGTACATGAAACCTTTGAAATGGTTTATATAAAATCAGGAAGCGGTGTTTTTGAGATTGGAGAACAGAACGTCTCTGTAGGCTCAAATGATATTGTAATAATTAAGCCAAACCAGAGACATAAGCTAAATGTAAATTCCGAGGGCGGGTGTGACTTTATTGTTCTGTATTTCAAATTTATGGATCAAACGGAGCATACTCTTTCAGAGGTATCCCTTGGGGATTTTATAAACTTCGTCAGCGGCAGGGAATCAGGTTCTTTTATTAAGCTAAAAGTAAGCCAGAAGAATGATATAATCGTTCTTTTAAACAGGATTCTCAAGGAACAGACAAATGACCAGTTGGGCAGCGATTTGCTTAATTATCTCAT
This region of Clostridium sp. BNL1100 genomic DNA includes:
- a CDS encoding DEAD/DEAH box helicase, which produces MEQLFEGMELDKSLVEALKKETITVPTDIQQKAIPEELKNRDVILHSSTGTGKTLAYLLPLFMKLSVDKKEMQALILVPTHELAIQVERQIELLSQNSEIKATSTPIIGDVNIMRQIDKLKLKPHIIVGTAGRILELIQKKKISAHTIKTIIIDEADRLLDDYNLDTIKAVIKTTLKERQIVMCSATISKKTVERAMPLMKEPLVIESKSDMGVPEAIEHLYFVAEQREKIDVLRKLVRMINPKKAIAFFANSEDIFVSEEKLRYHKLKAGGIHGSHLKSDRKQTMDDFKNGRLQLLIASDIAARGLDIEDVTHIFNVNIPERSMDYLHRAGRTGRNGKPGVAISIVTEKEIELMRKFEKELKIKIIPKSMYNGKIVEYKKERSKRTSDRAKSGSPAGTGKSKVSNFKQSLTVDRKKAFGDKKKSGNGTKVFRRPKK
- a CDS encoding AraC family transcriptional regulator translates to METTTLPKAWEGVLGSASFIPVTSVKAIERYHDAEWSKGLSVHETFEMVYIKSGSGVFEIGEQNVSVGSNDIVIIKPNQRHKLNVNSEGGCDFIVLYFKFMDQTEHTLSEVSLGDFINFVSGRESGSFIKLKVSQKNDIIVLLNRILKEQTNDQLGSDLLNYLMLMELFVLISRALKAEWENSIKNKSPKIKELMQSAIQFVHNNFEREISITDIAKYVFLSPSYFTRAFKENTGLSPMQYLLNIRIKRACELLRETDQKVGEIALSVGFSNQQRFNDMFKKQTNMTPMQYRNSSKNIHN